The Primulina tabacum isolate GXHZ01 chromosome 10, ASM2559414v2, whole genome shotgun sequence region CATTGAGAAGGATTGAACCTTGATGCCTATGTGTTTTTGCAGGATGTATTCTTCCTCTTCCATACCTCAAGCAGAGATCCAGGAATCGTTCCTAGAAACACGAAACCTCCAGAATCTGACGAAACATTTGAAATCAACACTCCTTCAATGGAGTGGGTCAATGGTAGAACTCCTCATCTGAAACTTCCTCGCACGAAAGATGTCATCGTAAATGGGCACACTGTCAAAGtgaaattttgtgacacatgttTACTCTACCGTCCACCTCGTGCATCTCATTGCTCCATCTGCAACAACTGTGTTCAGAGATTCGATCACCACTGTCCATGGGTTGGTCAATGCATTGGTATAGTGAGTATTCTGACGTTCTAAAACAAATTTTGAGGGCTAAAGTATAATCATTTAGGATAGATGTCAGTTTAACTTTGCATGTCTTGGTGTATTTTATGCATCTTAATGTTCCCATTTTTTCAAACTCAAATCCAATTATTCACTAATTGTGGTGGAGCTGCAGCTGATTTCTATGTGGTTATTTCTATGCACAACAATCGAAATTTGATGTTTCAGTTGTGTACCGTAAAAAAGAATTGGGTTGAATCTTTAATATCAGCTGTAACCTTTCATGAAACAATTGACATATGGCTCTACACTAAATCTTGAGAAAAAGTCTTGTTTTATGCTTTTCAGAATTGCTATTTTCAACTAATTTCGTCACCATAACAAACATAATGCCGTGTAAGTGACAGTGTCATCTTTTGTTGTGTATTTATGCAGCGGAACTATAGGTTCTTCTACATGTTTATATCAACATCGACGATTTTATGCATTTATGTTTTTGTCGTCTCTTGGATCAACATTGTCCAACCTAAAGGCAAAGTATTTAAAGCCATGTCGAGTGATGTTTTATCGGTTGTACTCATCGTTTACTGCTTCATTGCTGTTTGGTTTGTTGGTGGCCTCTCAGTTTTCCACTTCTATCTGATTAGCACGAATCAGgtgagttttctttcaaaattatgcaAAGTAATCACCTTTCAAATTCAGAAACTGTAAACAACAGTCCATTTATTcctaaattttaaatgtttgcaTATGCAGACTACATATGAGAACTTCAGGTATCGATACGATAAAAAGGAGAATCCATATAACAGAGGGATGATCAAGAACCTCAAAGAAGTCTTTTTTTCTAAGATCCCACCTTCAATGAATGATTTTCGAGCATTTTTTCGCGAAGAAGAAAGTGTGGTTGTGGAACCTACGGATCATGATTTCACGGTCATGGGAGGTATGAAAAGCTCCAAAGAAAAAATCGACCTTGAGATGGGATCATCAAAGCTCGATGAGGAACACTACTTAACGCTTCCTGAGATTTCGAATAATCTGTCATGTGATGATACAGTCGTGAAACCAAGGGAAGGAAGTGAAAGAACTGATTCTGGCCGGCTCATCGTTCCTATCGAACAAGAATTGAACGATCTCACGAACAACTTCACTATAGAAGTTGAGGATAATCTAGACTGGAAAAGGCAAGATGTAACTATGTGAACAAAGGTCAGCATCTGTTCAACTGTAGATTATACAGGTAACCTTGTTACACTCGAAAAGGGTAATGCATGTCAGTCAAGCATTAGTTAACTTCAAACATTGTTCCGAATGTGTGATTTCAATCAACATGTTAAGCATTCTTAAGATCATGGAGTGAGTAATATGGCGCTCACGATATGTTCTTGAGCAGTTGAGCGCACACATAGTCGTAAACTGTTTAACGACGTACATATATAATGTTTTTATTTGCAGTATCGCTCCGTGAGATAGCCATATGATCGTTTGTGTTCGATGACGATTCAGATTCATGCCCGAGCCGATTTTCGTTTGTCCAAGATTCATTGCAGTTCCAAGCTTGCAGCAGAAAAATCCCTTTGTTGAGAAATAATATATGATGATCAATCTTGCAACACTGAGATTATAAAGTGTAGATAGGCCAATTTATAGTAATTTTTCTGTGTTGTTTTCAGTTTTCCCCCACTCGTTCTTCCTGTGATTTTAATTTATCCTTGGAATTATTGTTCGATGCAAATTCCGATTCAAGAAATTATGCGAAACAATTGGTTTCATTTTTATTGATAAATTTGTCTCGTACAACTCTGACAAATatagtaaaataaattaaaaaatatttaaagtaattattagattttataatttaattgatttgattaaatttctaagataaaaatgataaaacttgTAAATTAGAAACTAATAATTGTTTCAGTGAGTATGCCTATTGTGAGATGGTTTCACatatctttattcgtgagacatgtcaactctgttcatatttacaataaaaaaataatatttttgacataaaaataataatttttcatagatgatccaaataaaagattgtctcataaaattgatcaatgagacgtctcacaagagtttttgtgatTGATTTATCAGAGATTGAATTTTTTAATTCATGGTTGGTAGATAGATTAATCCCATCCATGGTAACATGAAATGGAGGAGGTCGATGTCTTGTAATCCATTCGATATTATAATCTTTAGCTTGAGATGAAatcttgaattcgagacttgattataaaaaaaaaacttaatagAGAGaacaatatttaattattgtAATACATAGCTATTGTCACGGCCAaacccacttgtgatattgtttGCTTTGGCCCGAGGGCCTCACgactttaaaacgcgtcacaaggggtttgctacacgctcatttaaatgcccagcATCTCTTCTGTTGTTTAACGATGTGAGATTTCGTCTATCAGAGCGACTCCGTGTGGGTTTGGGATGGTGGAGCAAACCTCAGCGAGGACGCTGAGTCCCGAAAGGGGGGGTGAAAAGACCCTTAGGCGAAATCCCACATCGCTAAACAACGGGAGAGATgctgggcatttaaatgagcaTGTAGCAACCTCTTATGACGCGTTTTAAAGTCGTGAGGCCCTCGGACCAAAgcagacaatatcacaagtgggctgaaCCGTGATAGCTATATGCATTATAATAGCGTAAATGATTAATCAAAACTTTAATTTACactttatattaattaatctcTTAAATTTTTGGATAACTAAATTTAGAAATTAATGATTGATTTAACTGATTATTTGAACTattatttaacaattttttggttgtgttaaaaataattaaccAGAAATTGATATCGGTTAAATAATAAATCAGGCCAGTTGAATCGATTTTGAGAACGCATAAGAGGGATTAACATAGGACATGGCATGAATTTTCTCAAATTTaacttttgaaaatttatttattaaaaatacattatttctttactatcttatttaaatataatattatttctaTTCTCTTAAACGAAGAATTTCAAAATTCATTTTTGtcgttttaaataattaaattaaataggtCTATCTTAACTCACATGTTTATATCTAGAGTATGTCtgttgtgagacggtatcataaatttttatctgtgagacggatcaatcctatcgatattcacagtaaaaagtaatacttttagcataaaaaaataatattttttcatggatgacccaaataagagatccatctcacaaaataagactcttgagaccgtctcacacaagtttttgacttATATCTATTTTACGAATCGAGGCGGTCTATATTTAGAATGAAAtatgaaaaacaatttttttaaataaaaataatatttttcacaaatagaattaaataaaagatttttcaTATAAAATTGAATCACGATAAGATTTCagttttttttggaaaaaattgttgtGTAGTCAAACTAATGATTAGTTTATTTGGCACGTACGCAATGACGTCAATTGACTATTTGTTGGGAAAAaaaagtattttaaatttagtggAGGATGTTGCTTCCATAAGTTGTAATTTCTTGGTTTATTTCATGGAAATTTGCTTCCATTTCTTTTTTAATCGATAAATCAAATTACATAAACTCCTTTGTCCATATTCCAAGTTTTCTTTACTCCTTTCGATGTTCACCAAAAAGAAATTGACTAATTTGTCACATAATATTTTACCACATAAATATAATTGAAATACTTATATTTATTTGCGAAACAATGAAAATTATAGAATAAAACCCTCTGCTTTATGAAATCATACTATATTTTTTACTACACAaattcacatatatatatatatatatatatatatatttatattgtaaCACGAGAACCCGTAACCGCTATCCATAGGTGTACACTACATAAATCCTCAGGTTGAACTCATTATTCTGCTAACAAcgtcaattatatatatatatatatatatatatatatatatatatatatagtaggtctcttgtgagacggtctcatgaatctatATCTTTGAGACGAGTCAagcctaccgatattcacaataaaaagtaatattcttagcataaaaaataatactttttcatggatgactcaaataagatattcgtctcacaaaatacgacccgtgaaaccgtctcatacaaatttttgtctGTATATATTACGACAAACATGCATATGTTTCCGCTCAAAGAGTCAAAGTTCACAGAAACCACCAAGTATGTTCTTTTCCACGGTACCTTGTAATAAATATTACCGCAAATTGTAGAGCTTCCCGTGtatgtaatataattatttcactttttttttcctaagttggattttaaagattaaaatatttttaaagtagcATACTTTCTTCGCCAAACGTGTcttttgattattattaaattgtagtttatttatttaatattcattttcagcatttattaaGAATCCCGATATTTAGCTTCACTAGACAAAACATATCCTCTCGTTTGGAATTTTATTCTCTAATTCACATCTGTGACTATGACAGGAATGTTCAGCCAAAGACCGAGACAagataattaaaacacacacacacacttttgtATTTACTGATCTAATTTAGAATAAAAAGAGTTGTTTTATCTTTAAAATTTGTTTCaatattaaatcaataatatcataaaaaactGTTGTATTTGTAACAACGATTATTTGttattttatcaaaagttatagcAGATGGTAACATTGCAACTCAAAACACGTATGGATTGTTTTACTCAACATGAATAATATCGTATTCAACAATCTCCTTCTCAATAATTACATTCTTTGTtatcaattaaaaatttatacCAGTTGTAATTCTGAACTCTTGTCGTTATACCAAAAAAATATAGCTGATGGTAacgatacaactcaaatattttaaaccacaCAGCAAAACAAACATCATATTTCGATTGTTCTTTCTACCATAGACAGTTATTACAc contains the following coding sequences:
- the LOC142506122 gene encoding putative protein S-acyltransferase 4, whose amino-acid sequence is MDLGKPHPRRLYQVWRGSNKFLLGGRLIFGPDVSSLFLTTFLIVGPALAFCIKILLVIKHNIKEGKNANPWYPVLIVAIVLTLLDVFFLFHTSSRDPGIVPRNTKPPESDETFEINTPSMEWVNGRTPHLKLPRTKDVIVNGHTVKVKFCDTCLLYRPPRASHCSICNNCVQRFDHHCPWVGQCIGIRNYRFFYMFISTSTILCIYVFVVSWINIVQPKGKVFKAMSSDVLSVVLIVYCFIAVWFVGGLSVFHFYLISTNQTTYENFRYRYDKKENPYNRGMIKNLKEVFFSKIPPSMNDFRAFFREEESVVVEPTDHDFTVMGGMKSSKEKIDLEMGSSKLDEEHYLTLPEISNNLSCDDTVVKPREGSERTDSGRLIVPIEQELNDLTNNFTIEVEDNLDWKRQDVTM